CGGCACCACGGCCAGCGTGGCCTGGTTGGTGCCGAGGACGACGGGCAGGTACGTGTAGTCCGTCGCCCCCTCGAGCACCGAGGCGGTGCCCTGGAACACCAGGCGTGGCGTCGGGTGAGAGTCTGCCGCCAAGGTCCAGGTGTGGAGGTACAACGGGGCTGCGTCCACGGACTTCGTTTCGCGTGAAAAAATGCGGAGACTGTAACCGGCGCGAACCTGGAAATCTCCGCCCCGATAGAGCACGTCACCGCCAGGCGTCAGGACGCCGACCAAGGAAGGTTGTGGAGGCAACCCGGGGGAGACCGGCGCCTCACCGCCGCGCGTCTCCACCGACACCGATCCGCCGGCGTCGAATTGGCCCGCGGCTAAGAGCAACATCAGAGCCGGAGCGAGGCCGAGCATCGGACGGCTACTCCACGACGACGACGTCTCCGTCGCGAAGCCGGAAGCGGCTCACGACCGGGGTGGGGGCCGTAATCTCGGCGGCGCGAAACCGCACCGGCAGTCCTCCCTCGCTGCGAACGACGAAGATTCGATCGCGATTGGCGAACTCCGTCAGCCAGCCCGCCGCGGCCAGGGCGGCGGCGACGCTGCGGTCGCGGGTCAGCTCATAGGTCGCGGGCGATTTGACCTCGCCGACCACGTTCACCCGGATCGGCCCGATCCGAGCGAGGGAAACCGCCACCACCGGCCTCACCACCAGCGTCGCCAAACGGGCCCGCAACTCTTCCGTGACCTGTTGGGGCGACCGACCGGCAACCTCGACCCCTCCCACCGTCGGCAACAGAATGCCCCCATCGTCGCGAACCACGAAT
This portion of the Polyangia bacterium genome encodes:
- a CDS encoding polysaccharide biosynthesis/export family protein — encoded protein: MKRFATAHFAYFLSFIFVASCAAEKPFVWAANLPAVASSGEGIIHPRDVIVISVLNQTALSGEFVVRDDGGILLPTVGGVEVAGRSPQQVTEELRARLATLVVRPVVAVSLARIGPIRVNVVGEVKSPATYELTRDRSVAAALAAAGWLTEFANRDRIFVVRSEGGLPVRFRAAEITAPTPVVSRFRLRDGDVVVVE